Proteins encoded in a region of the Sugiyamaella lignohabitans strain CBS 10342 chromosome B, complete sequence genome:
- the EDC3 gene encoding Edc3p (Non-essential conserved protein with a role in mRNA decapping; specifically affects the function of the decapping enzyme Dcp1p; mediates decay of the RPS28B mRNA via binding to both Rps28Bp (or Rps28Ap) and the RPS28B mRNA; mediates decay of the YRA1 mRNA by a different, translation-independent mechanism; localizes to cytoplasmic mRNA processing bodies; forms cytoplasmic foci upon DNA replication stress; GO_component: GO:0005737 - cytoplasm [Evidence IEA]; GO_component: GO:0005737 - cytoplasm [Evidence IDA] [PMID 22842922]; GO_component: GO:0005737 - cytoplasm [Evidence IDA] [PMID 23706738]; GO_component: GO:0000932 - cytoplasmic mRNA processing body [Evidence IEA]; GO_component: GO:0000932 - cytoplasmic mRNA processing body [Evidence IDA] [PMID 15020463]; GO_component: GO:0005634 - nucleus [Evidence IDA] [PMID 23706738]; GO_function: GO:0003729 - mRNA binding [Evidence IDA] [PMID 24492965]; GO_process: GO:0033962 - cytoplasmic mRNA processing body assembly [Evidence IMP] [PMID 17984320]; GO_process: GO:0033962 - cytoplasmic mRNA processing body assembly [Evidence IGI,IMP] [PMID 18981231]; GO_process: GO:0031087 - deadenylation-independent decapping of nuclear-transcribed mRNA [Evidence IMP] [PMID 15225544]; GO_process: GO:1900153 - positive regulation of nuclear-transcribed mRNA catabolic process, deadenylation-dependent decay [Evidence IMP] [PMID 24492965]) has translation MPVPMAAAPIMSPAPSLPPPVYAQPMPQPFMDPAIISLTGPPSVGHAIPVSSGQSTTSSTKPLVYDDDSSDESSVDEVPYSANRNFTPPVKAKKGQKKGREDRQNQTSSKSSRNGNSRKNKFVNYSNSAAESDGWATENATNIKDTEFDFQANLDLFDKASVFNEIRENDSIDPGHRLVAFNKRAPQVTKPHHQEKYGNLEMVIQSDTNWIENENNDDDDDDDSNNRGRVAANGKGNVKGSGNASSSGVSPGFPSSIPRHIQRGMSNMSISDTPSSSSIQQLRKASTSAAPNRKSFIAANTLKQCPCASPVQMVQLERICSETFGISHQVMNENAGRGIAQLAIKALGGVSRFNFKNHNSRPLIVILAGCNESGARALVAGRHLANRQVQVVAAVPTGSSTSKSLDEDPTASIMAASIKAFESTGGKVVSRLDQLTPLINSFESPVELIIDGLQGYQSSFEDMWEEEAVTTALSLIEWANRHKASVMSLDIPSGLDSSTGLPTNDSQFIKSKWVISHGFPLTGTLNANLAEIVSPEEWTCYIVDVGFPKAALRAAGMRRFEKLWFGSEWSVELTLIDN, from the coding sequence ATGCCGGTGCCCATGGCTGCTGCACCTATCATGTCACCAGCACCGTCTCTGCCACCTCCTGTATATGCTCAACCCATGCCACAACCCTTCATGGATCCAGCAATTATCAGTTTAACTGGTCCTCCCTCGGTAGGTCATGCGATACCAGTTTCTTCTGGTCAGAGTACGACATCGTCAACAAAACCACTTGTTTATGACGACGATAGTTCTGATGAAAGTTCTGTGGATGAAGTACCATATTCAGCTAACAGAAACTTTACACCCCCTGTAAAGGCCAAAAAGGGTCAAAAGAAGGGTAGAGAGGATAGACAGAATCAAACTAGTTCTAAATCTTCGAGAAATGGGAATAGcagaaagaacaaatttGTTAATTACTCAAACTCGGCTGCTGAATCAGATGGTTGGGCTACTGAGAACGCTACTAATATCAAAGATACCGAGTTTGATTTCCAGGCTAACTTGGATCTGTTTGATAAGGCATCAGTCTTCAATGAAATCCGGGAAAATGATAGCATTGACCCGGGTCACCGTTTAGTTGCTTTCAACAAACGTGCTCCACAGGTGACCAAGCCACATCATCAAGAGAAATACGGAAATTTGGAAATGGTGATCCAAAGTGATACCAATTGGATAGAGAATGAAAAcaatgacgatgatgacgacgatgacagTAATAATAGAGGACGTGTTGCCGCAAATGGTAAGGGGAATGTTAAGGGAAGTGGTAATGCATCTAGTAGCGGGGTGAGTCCTGGGTTCCCATCATCTATACCTCGCCACATTCAAAGAGGTATGTCCAACATGTCTATATCCGACACCCCATCTAGCTCGTCTATTCAACAGCTACGGAAAGCATCAACATCGGCTGCCCCGAATAGAAAGTCGTTTATTGCTGCCAACACTCTCAAACAATGCCCATGCGCTTCTCCAGTACAAATGGTCCAGCTCGAGCGGATTTGCTCAGAAACTTTTGGCATTTCTCATCAGGTTATGAACGAGAATGCTGGTAGAGGCATTGCGCAGCTAGCTATCAAAGCCCTGGGAGGGGTGTCGAGATTTAACTTTAAGAACCACAACTCGCGACCGTTGATTGTCATACTAGCTGGTTGTAATGAATCCGGAGCTAGAGCATTAGTAGCTGGTCGACATTTGGCCAATCGACAAGTACAAGTTGTGGCGGCCGTTCCTACTGGTTCCTCAACATCGAAATCGCTAGACGAAGACCCAACCGCCAGCATAATGGCTGCATCAATCAAAGCATTTGAGTCTACAGGTGGTAAAGTTGTCAGTCGTCTCGACCAACTCACCCCGTTAATCAATAGTTTTGAGTCACCCGTTGAGCTTATTATTGACGGGTTACAAGGCTATCAATCCAGCTTTGAAGACATGtgggaagaagaggctgtGACTACTGCGCTTTCTCTTATAGAGTGGGCAAACCGACACAAGGCGTCTGTCATGTCTCTCGACATTCCATCCGGCCTCGACTCATCCACTGGATTGCCCACTAACGACAGCCAATTTATCAAGTCTAAATGGGTCATTTCACATGGTTTCCCACTAACTGGCACACTAAATGCTAACCTGGCGGAAATTGTATCTCCCGAAGAGTGGACTTGTTATATCGTCGATGTGGGCTTCCCCAAGGCTGCACTACGAGCTGCTGGAATGCGTCGTTTTGAGAAGCTTTGGTTCGGCTCTGAGTGGTCTGTAGAACTGACACTTATCGACAATTAA